The following are from one region of the Lentimicrobiaceae bacterium genome:
- a CDS encoding lycopene cyclase domain-containing protein — protein MSYYFWINILSISIPFIVSFDHRLKFYKQWKFLLPAMLGTMLIFIPWDVYKTAAGVWGFNERYLQGVNIFNLPVEEWLFFIAIPYACLFTYHSFEYLIKQDYLGRYAKGITIILIIILTVVALLNPERTYTFVTFLATALFLSLHLFVFKTNYLGRFYFTFAIILIPFFIVNGALTGSFTPEPVVWYDNTRNLGIRLGTIPIEDSVYGLLLLLMNTSIYKWLQGRTLILKNLPS, from the coding sequence ATGTCCTACTACTTCTGGATTAATATCCTGTCTATCTCCATCCCCTTTATTGTAAGTTTCGACCACAGGTTAAAATTCTACAAACAATGGAAGTTTCTCCTCCCTGCTATGCTGGGAACCATGCTGATTTTTATCCCCTGGGATGTATACAAAACAGCTGCTGGTGTATGGGGTTTTAATGAACGGTACTTACAAGGGGTCAACATTTTCAACTTACCGGTTGAAGAATGGCTTTTCTTTATTGCCATTCCATATGCCTGCCTGTTTACTTATCATTCATTTGAATATCTGATTAAGCAGGACTATCTGGGCCGCTATGCCAAAGGCATTACCATTATACTTATAATTATACTGACGGTGGTGGCTCTGCTGAATCCTGAACGAACCTATACATTTGTGACATTTCTGGCTACAGCCTTATTTTTAAGCCTTCACCTTTTTGTATTCAAAACCAACTATCTTGGCCGCTTCTATTTCACTTTTGCGATCATACTGATTCCATTTTTCATAGTAAATGGAGCACTAACCGGCAGCTTTACACCTGAACCGGTAGTGTGGTACGACAACACCAGAAATCTTGGCATCAGGCTGGGCACCATACCCATTGAAGATTCGGTTTATGGCTTACTACTCCTGCTTATGAACACAAGCATTTACAAATGGCTTCAGGGCAGAACACTTATTTTAAAGAATCTTCCTTCCTGA
- a CDS encoding mechanosensitive ion channel, with translation MTVLQIGLRVKELLTKWGFSESFTSGMRDITDFIIAFILIVLTYYVVKFIVLGVVHRITKRSSTTWDDALYDNRVFHKAVLLVPGFLLNFLSPFTLNEFPDALNWVIRLTQIYMIFVTLFTINAFLNAVYDIYQGYEVSKSKPVKGYLQVFKIIMFIVGIIVVISMLLDKSPVFLLGGLGAFSAVLLLIFRDPILGLVAGIQISANDMVRPGDWIVMDKSGADGEVTDISLTTVKVQNWDKTITTIPTYSLVSESFINWRGMEESGGRRIKRSVNIDVNSVKFCSSQMIEKFRKIDLLRNYINFKEKELSDFNRQSGIDDSIIVNGRRQTNLGVFRAYLSAYLRNNPDIRTDMTFLVRQLQPRESGIPIEIYVFSKVQEWAKYEDIQSDIFDHILASIPEFELKVFQNPSGADFRAIRKEDSLK, from the coding sequence ATGACTGTACTTCAAATTGGATTAAGAGTAAAGGAATTGCTGACAAAGTGGGGCTTTTCCGAAAGTTTCACATCAGGTATGCGTGATATTACTGATTTTATCATCGCGTTTATTCTGATTGTGTTAACCTATTATGTTGTAAAATTTATCGTTCTCGGGGTTGTTCATCGTATAACCAAACGCTCTTCAACCACATGGGACGATGCATTGTATGATAACCGGGTTTTTCATAAAGCCGTTTTACTGGTTCCTGGGTTTTTGCTCAATTTTTTGTCGCCCTTTACACTCAATGAGTTTCCTGATGCACTGAACTGGGTAATAAGGCTGACGCAAATCTACATGATATTCGTTACACTGTTTACTATCAATGCCTTTTTGAATGCTGTGTATGACATTTATCAGGGTTATGAAGTTTCTAAATCAAAACCGGTTAAAGGATATCTGCAGGTATTTAAAATTATAATGTTTATTGTGGGCATTATAGTGGTAATCTCTATGTTGCTTGATAAATCACCTGTCTTTCTTCTGGGAGGTCTGGGCGCTTTTTCAGCTGTATTGCTATTAATTTTCCGCGATCCTATTTTAGGACTGGTAGCCGGCATTCAGATTTCGGCCAATGATATGGTTCGCCCCGGCGATTGGATTGTAATGGATAAATCAGGTGCTGATGGTGAAGTTACTGATATTTCGCTGACTACTGTAAAGGTTCAGAACTGGGATAAAACCATTACTACCATTCCCACTTATTCTCTCGTGTCAGAAAGTTTTATCAACTGGCGTGGAATGGAAGAATCGGGCGGACGACGTATCAAAAGATCGGTCAATATTGATGTGAACAGTGTAAAATTCTGCTCATCACAAATGATTGAAAAGTTCAGAAAGATTGATTTATTGCGAAATTATATCAATTTTAAAGAAAAGGAACTTTCAGATTTTAACCGGCAGAGTGGCATTGATGATTCCATTATTGTCAATGGGAGGCGTCAAACCAATCTTGGAGTGTTCAGGGCCTACTTGTCGGCTTATCTGCGAAATAATCCTGATATCAGAACAGATATGACCTTTCTGGTGAGGCAGCTTCAACCTCGCGAAAGTGGTATTCCTATCGAAATTTATGTATTCAGCAAAGTGCAGGAATGGGCTAAATATGAGGATATTCAATCTGATATTTTTGACCATATTCTGGCCAGCATTCCTGAATTTGAGCTTAAAGTGTTCCAGAATCCATCAGGTGCAGATTTCAGAGCCATCAGGAAGGAAGATTCTTTAAAATAA
- a CDS encoding glycosyltransferase family 39 protein: protein MLFPALLWHLGFLAINFPTDEPTRAIVALEMIVSGNYITPTINGEFYFNKPPLYNWIIVLFYKLAGNYSEFTLRLPMVISLLLFGLTIFQFVRRHLGNMQGFVVAMLFITSGRILFWDSFLGLIDITFSWLVYSAFMLIYYFHSRKQYLALFLVSYLLTALTFMMKGLPSLVFQGITLLVFFSYNREFKKLFSWRHFAGIGLFILIVGSYYLAYFRYNSLDNVFVTLFSESEKRTIINYGWKRFVSHLFTFPLEMFYHFFPWSVLWIFFFKKDFRKTLHDHPFLRFNFLVFIYNIIIYWTSPESYPRYIFMLFPPLFTILVYMFFLDRAAKGRWSKVVEGFLLAVLILGTMAAIPMPILKQTGFVNFAWLKASVMFAVMAMLTWIYLKVKEQRMIIFAAAMLMLRIGFDWFIIPPRYDDFQVHKDGALKAAAITGSAKLHIYKNSETEHATSFYITLGKMQLLQRQYDDFNTTDYYYLDPRLLPQDAYETIYDFQLYRHDRPIKIARLNEKGVKYIGPEIEINP from the coding sequence ATGCTATTCCCCGCTTTATTGTGGCATCTTGGCTTCCTGGCAATCAACTTTCCTACCGATGAGCCAACCAGAGCCATTGTTGCACTGGAGATGATTGTGAGTGGAAATTATATCACACCTACCATCAATGGCGAATTTTACTTCAATAAACCTCCGCTTTACAATTGGATAATTGTGCTTTTTTATAAGCTTGCCGGAAACTATTCAGAGTTTACGCTGCGATTGCCAATGGTTATTTCACTTTTGCTGTTTGGCCTTACTATTTTTCAGTTTGTTCGTCGTCACCTTGGAAATATGCAGGGGTTTGTGGTGGCAATGTTGTTTATTACTTCCGGTCGTATACTTTTCTGGGATTCATTTTTGGGGTTGATAGATATTACTTTTTCATGGCTGGTTTACAGCGCTTTTATGCTGATTTATTATTTCCATTCCCGAAAGCAATACCTGGCGCTTTTCCTTGTTTCCTACCTGCTTACAGCCTTGACATTTATGATGAAAGGCTTGCCATCATTGGTATTTCAAGGCATTACCCTGCTGGTGTTTTTTAGCTACAACAGGGAGTTTAAGAAGTTATTTTCGTGGCGGCACTTCGCCGGAATAGGGTTGTTTATTCTTATTGTGGGTTCATATTACCTGGCTTATTTTCGCTACAATTCACTCGACAATGTTTTTGTGACATTATTCAGTGAGTCGGAAAAACGAACCATTATCAACTACGGGTGGAAGCGGTTTGTAAGTCATTTGTTTACTTTCCCGCTAGAGATGTTTTATCATTTCTTCCCCTGGTCGGTGTTATGGATTTTCTTTTTTAAGAAGGATTTCAGGAAAACACTGCACGATCATCCGTTTCTGAGGTTTAATTTTTTGGTGTTCATTTACAATATCATCATTTACTGGACATCTCCTGAATCTTACCCCAGGTATATTTTCATGCTTTTCCCACCCTTATTTACCATTCTTGTGTATATGTTTTTTCTCGATCGTGCTGCAAAAGGACGATGGAGTAAAGTTGTGGAAGGTTTTTTATTGGCTGTCTTGATTTTAGGGACAATGGCAGCTATTCCCATGCCCATACTTAAACAAACCGGTTTCGTAAATTTTGCCTGGTTGAAGGCTTCGGTTATGTTTGCTGTTATGGCCATGCTAACCTGGATTTATTTGAAAGTAAAAGAGCAGCGAATGATAATTTTTGCTGCAGCCATGCTTATGCTCCGTATTGGATTCGACTGGTTTATAATTCCGCCGAGGTATGATGATTTTCAGGTTCACAAAGATGGAGCACTGAAGGCTGCTGCAATAACAGGCAGCGCTAAACTACACATCTATAAGAATTCAGAAACTGAACATGCAACTTCTTTTTATATTACGCTGGGTAAAATGCAGTTGCTGCAACGTCAGTATGATGATTTTAATACAACTGATTATTATTACCTTGATCCAAGGCTGCTTCCTCAGGATGCTTACGAAACAATTTATGATTTTCAGTTGTACCGGCACGACCGTCCTATCAAAATTGCCCGGCTGAATGAAAAAGGGGTTAAGTATATTGGACCAGAAATAGAAATCAATCCGTAA
- a CDS encoding translation initiation factor, with translation MGNSNNKNKNQARGVVYSTNQDYNYKFDTEEEQATLPPQQQNLRVMLDKKLKGGKKATVVTGFVGTSADLSDLAKQLKNLCAAGGSSGDGEILVQGDCRQKILDFLLKKGYKVKLAGG, from the coding sequence ATGGGAAATAGCAACAATAAAAATAAAAATCAGGCCAGGGGAGTGGTATATTCCACCAATCAGGATTACAATTATAAGTTTGATACTGAAGAAGAACAGGCGACTTTGCCTCCGCAGCAGCAAAACCTCAGGGTGATGCTTGATAAAAAACTGAAAGGCGGCAAAAAAGCTACTGTCGTTACCGGATTTGTCGGCACGTCTGCTGATTTGTCAGATTTGGCAAAGCAACTAAAGAATCTTTGTGCGGCAGGAGGCTCATCTGGCGATGGCGAAATTTTAGTTCAGGGCGACTGCCGGCAAAAAATTCTTGATTTTCTGTTAAAAAAAGGATACAAAGTGAAACTTGCCGGAGGCTGA
- a CDS encoding phytoene/squalene synthase family protein, producing MKDLFDMISKKSSKLTTVTYSTSFSMGIRFFSRRFHDPIYAIYGFVRFGDEIVDSFHGFDKAKLLERFKNDTRLAIEEKISLNPILNNFQWAVNKYNIEWELIEKFLNSMEMDLRDIHYDQPAFEEYILGSAEVVGLMCLRVFCEGDEEKYQKLKGPAMRLGSAFQKINFLRDLKADYQGLGRSYFPNIDLSRFDDEAKRKLEDDISIDFADGLDGIRKLPRGARFGVYMAYVYFYNLFLKIKRTKSSQIMNERVRIPNSTKYKLLVTSYIRHQLNMF from the coding sequence ATGAAAGATCTTTTCGATATGATTTCAAAGAAATCGAGCAAGCTTACCACCGTAACTTACTCAACCTCCTTTTCTATGGGCATTCGATTTTTCAGCCGCAGGTTTCACGATCCGATTTATGCCATTTACGGTTTTGTGAGGTTCGGTGATGAAATTGTGGATTCATTTCATGGTTTCGACAAAGCCAAGCTGCTTGAACGATTCAAAAACGACACCCGCCTGGCCATTGAAGAAAAAATAAGTCTCAATCCCATCCTGAATAACTTTCAATGGGCTGTGAATAAATACAACATTGAATGGGAACTGATAGAGAAGTTTCTGAACAGCATGGAAATGGACCTCAGAGATATTCATTATGATCAACCCGCATTTGAAGAATATATACTTGGCTCTGCCGAAGTTGTCGGGCTGATGTGTCTGAGGGTATTTTGTGAGGGCGATGAGGAGAAATATCAGAAGTTAAAAGGGCCGGCCATGCGGTTGGGTTCGGCTTTTCAGAAAATAAATTTCCTACGCGATCTGAAGGCTGATTACCAAGGGCTTGGCCGATCGTACTTCCCAAATATTGATTTAAGCAGATTTGACGATGAAGCAAAGCGAAAACTTGAAGATGACATTTCCATTGACTTTGCCGACGGGCTTGACGGAATCAGAAAACTGCCGCGCGGAGCCAGATTCGGAGTTTACATGGCCTATGTATATTTCTACAACCTGTTTTTGAAAATCAAACGGACGAAATCATCACAAATTATGAATGAAAGGGTTCGCATCCCCAACTCAACCAAATATAAACTTCTGGTAACATCATATATCAGACATCAGTTAAATATGTTTTAA
- the idi gene encoding isopentenyl-diphosphate Delta-isomerase → MEEYVILVDENDFETGTMEKMQAHVEARLHRAFSVFIFNQAGKLMLQQRAFTKYHSPGLWTNTCCSHPRPGESTADAAHRRMIEEMGFDCDFEEVFGFVYKAKFDNDLTEHEFDHVFIGKSDILPEINTEEVASYRFADMHEIRHEMIENPEKFTIWFRIAFDRVEQYFNQKLNNHTA, encoded by the coding sequence ATGGAAGAATACGTAATACTTGTTGATGAAAATGACTTCGAAACGGGCACTATGGAAAAAATGCAGGCTCATGTTGAAGCCAGACTACACCGTGCCTTTTCTGTTTTTATTTTCAACCAGGCCGGCAAACTGATGTTACAACAGCGGGCTTTTACCAAATATCATTCTCCCGGATTATGGACCAATACCTGTTGCAGTCATCCACGACCCGGCGAAAGCACTGCCGATGCTGCCCACCGAAGGATGATTGAGGAAATGGGATTTGATTGTGATTTTGAAGAAGTGTTTGGGTTTGTTTATAAGGCAAAATTTGACAATGACCTTACAGAACATGAGTTTGATCATGTATTTATAGGCAAATCAGATATTTTGCCAGAAATAAATACGGAAGAAGTTGCTTCATACCGCTTTGCTGATATGCATGAAATCAGACATGAAATGATTGAGAATCCCGAAAAATTCACCATCTGGTTCAGGATTGCCTTTGACCGGGTTGAGCAATATTTCAATCAAAAACTCAACAATCATACCGCCTGA
- a CDS encoding sterol desaturase family protein produces the protein MILNVLLVIAAFLFMEFMAWFTHKFVMHGFLWVLHKDHHIRDGRKLEWNDVFAIIFAIPSILLIYFGVTNPNTYLLSLGLGIFLYGFAYFMFHDVYVHQRIPILKNFSNRYLRATVKAHLEHHHPHAHYNYGFLVAPMKYYFEEFSKKHKSKDVKTS, from the coding sequence ATAATTCTCAATGTACTTTTGGTGATTGCAGCGTTTCTGTTCATGGAATTCATGGCATGGTTTACCCACAAGTTTGTGATGCATGGATTTTTATGGGTATTGCATAAAGATCATCATATACGCGATGGCCGTAAATTAGAATGGAATGATGTTTTTGCCATTATATTTGCCATTCCGAGCATACTGCTTATTTATTTTGGGGTAACCAACCCCAACACGTACCTGCTAAGTTTAGGGTTAGGGATATTTTTATATGGATTCGCTTACTTTATGTTCCATGATGTATATGTACACCAGCGCATCCCGATTTTAAAAAACTTTTCGAACCGGTATCTGCGGGCAACTGTAAAAGCTCATCTCGAACATCACCATCCACATGCTCATTATAATTATGGATTTCTTGTTGCTCCGATGAAATACTATTTTGAAGAGTTTTCAAAAAAACACAAGTCAAAAGATGTAAAAACATCCTGA
- a CDS encoding YegS/Rv2252/BmrU family lipid kinase: MANQKKRVLFIVNPVSGVNQSRKALLADIASAELNPHVFDWEIQFSDSAEHAKELSHAAAVAGVDIIAAVGGDGTVNQVVKGMIGSSSTLALIPAGSGNGLARHLKIPIDIVQSVQLINAGESQLIDTVRLNDSLFVSIAGVGFDALVAKRFSKVSRRGFFSYFKIVTKEYHYYRPRKYRMIIDGKAFVRQALFVSFANTNQFGYNTIISPDARIDDGLVDVCIVKKVPLLYAPRVVGLLLTRRIDNSGFVEIIRAKSVQLVRNKNKVVNVDGEPVKLHKELRIDVAPLSLRVIVPKLHSDGK, encoded by the coding sequence ATGGCAAATCAGAAAAAGCGTGTGCTCTTTATTGTAAACCCTGTTTCGGGGGTTAACCAGTCGCGAAAAGCATTGCTTGCTGATATTGCTTCAGCTGAACTTAATCCTCATGTTTTTGATTGGGAAATTCAATTTTCAGATTCAGCCGAACATGCCAAAGAACTGAGCCATGCTGCTGCTGTTGCAGGAGTTGATATCATTGCAGCTGTAGGTGGTGATGGCACTGTTAATCAGGTAGTAAAAGGAATGATTGGCAGCTCTTCAACCCTGGCTTTGATTCCGGCAGGTTCAGGAAATGGACTTGCCCGCCATCTGAAAATTCCGATTGACATTGTTCAGAGTGTACAGCTTATAAATGCCGGAGAGTCTCAACTGATAGATACTGTAAGATTAAATGATAGCCTTTTCGTTTCAATAGCCGGCGTTGGGTTTGATGCATTGGTAGCCAAACGCTTTTCTAAAGTATCGCGCAGAGGTTTTTTTTCCTATTTTAAAATTGTTACCAAAGAATATCATTATTACCGCCCGCGAAAATACCGAATGATTATTGACGGGAAAGCCTTTGTCAGGCAGGCTTTATTTGTTAGTTTTGCCAATACCAATCAATTTGGTTACAATACCATTATTTCTCCTGATGCCAGAATTGATGATGGCTTGGTTGATGTTTGTATTGTAAAGAAGGTTCCTTTGTTATACGCGCCCCGGGTGGTGGGCCTTTTGTTGACGCGCCGGATTGATAATTCCGGTTTTGTTGAAATTATCAGGGCCAAAAGCGTACAACTTGTCCGCAACAAAAATAAAGTGGTAAATGTTGACGGTGAACCGGTAAAACTTCATAAAGAGTTACGAATTGATGTAGCCCCTCTTTCTTTGAGGGTAATTGTTCCAAAATTGCATTCTGATGGGAAATAG